The Bacteroidetes Order II. bacterium sequence TATGGGAACTTGACTTTAATGCCGCATTCGCCGACGCCGAGGCCGTGGTTACCATACACCGGAACACCCGCTGGAAAAACCTACGACGCTATACCGCTCGGCTCCAAACCGAGTTGGATAATGAGGGCTTTGCCGGAGACCTTACGTTCTATGGCAATAT is a genomic window containing:
- the cas6 gene encoding CRISPR system precrRNA processing endoribonuclease RAMP protein Cas6, whose protein sequence is MYFYEGKIWELDFNAAFADAEAVVTIHRNTRWKNLRRYTARLQTELDNEGFAGDLTFYGNIAPFWPALLAGQFLHMGHAAVFGLGRYTCSVSNVAPISA